A stretch of Terriglobales bacterium DNA encodes these proteins:
- a CDS encoding polyprenyl synthetase family protein: MLTDMLTDTLEQGRAAIDAALERLLPPATQYPESIHRAMRHSVFAGGKRLRPILCLEAARMVAGSLPAGIEEVGCALEMLHTYSLIHDDLPALDNDDLRRGQPTCHKAFGEATAILAGDALQTYAYQVLSRLRCPAERRVRIIEEVARGTGTIEGMIG, from the coding sequence ATGCTCACCGACATGCTCACCGACACCCTGGAGCAGGGCCGCGCCGCGATCGATGCCGCCCTGGAGAGGTTGCTGCCCCCGGCGACGCAGTACCCGGAGTCCATCCACCGGGCCATGCGCCACAGCGTCTTCGCCGGCGGCAAGCGGCTGCGTCCCATCCTCTGCCTGGAGGCGGCGCGCATGGTCGCGGGCTCGCTCCCCGCGGGCATCGAGGAAGTGGGCTGCGCTCTGGAGATGCTGCACACCTACTCGCTCATCCACGACGACCTGCCCGCGCTCGACAACGACGACCTGCGCCGAGGCCAACCCACCTGCCACAAGGCCTTCGGCGAGGCCACTGCCATCCTGGCCGGCGACGCCCTGCAGACCTACGCCTACCAGGTGCTCTCCCGGCTGCGCTGCCCCGCCGAGCGCCGCGTGCGCATCATCGAGGAAGTGGCCCGCGGCACCGGCACCATCGAGGGCATGATCGGCG